TAGGTTTTGTAATCGCtattattcaaaaaagaaaattttaaaataaggcaatgtttcgtttttgaaaattcgagaagtcgtaccctaacttacggggtttcgattttctcgttcAATCTAAACAACTGAACATccttctaaatttaaaatacctaagttttgaataaaaattaaaggcaaGCTTATTCTCAAGGGTTCAAGTGTCGCATCCTAACTTACGAGATGTGGCATATTGTTATCGCGGGACGAGTGGGCCATTGATGCTCGTTTCAATTTGattcaaacattttttaaaattaacgtTAATAAAAGGGAGGGGTTGTATTTCAAATTCTTTcgaagttttcaatttttgacatttagacaataattaatcaattaggtacaaattttgggcgtgacgagggtgctaatccttcttcgcacgtaaccgactctcgaacccgtTTTCTTGAATTCCGTAGACTAAAATCGTTATTTTGATGAAtcgaaatattttattaaaataaccaaattacgaggtgacccgatcacacctcataaaaaaaaagattggtggcgactcccgttttcattttaaatataaaggtCGGCCCatacaaaaaaatggtttcgacaataaaaatatcaatgtcaatcgagttaagactcaatcaattGTAAtccttatatttaaattgttaagtATAGTTGTTtgaattgttatttaattattttattaattttttactgGTTTGAATATGCAacgaaaatttttcaaattcaaatatttcataaataataatatttaatttgagttgaaataataatattaacgtAATTAAATATAgagagttaaatttttaaacaaatttaggaATTCTAGAAAATGCACCCATTGGGTTAATAGAACAATAAGAAATTTGAAACCGAGGAAATTAAACGCTGGgtaataaactaataatacATTCTCAGAAACACTGGATATGAACACCGTCAGCAGAATTTCTAAAGCTTCCAGATTCCAGAAGAGAAGGATCACTGTAAAACGTAAACACCATTTTCGACAGGTGTCCTTCCACCTGTATCCACTCCCCTGCGTTTGCATGCATTGCCTCACTGCTTTACACGTAGATCCCATCCACCTTATAACTTCCCCTATATTAACCATCCATAGCCATAGTCTCTTGTCATTGCTCAAAATCTTTAGGCTCAAGTCAGCAAATTTGCTTGGGTTGTCTGCTTCTTCAACTGTTCTATCTGACTTAACTATGGCTACAGTTGGAAGGAATATAGCAGCTCCATTGCTGTTTCTCAACTTGATCATGTATTTCATTGTGCTCGGATTCGCTAGCTGGTGTTTTAATAGGTTTATCGATGGCCAAACTGCTCACCCAAGTAAGTGATAACCCTATTGTTAcgtttaaaagaaaacattgtGTTGCTTGGTTTTAACCCGAGGGAAGTGTTTCAGGTATGGGTGGAAATGGAGCCACCGGTTTCTTCTTGACAATCTCAATCTTGGCTGCTGTAGCCGGCATAGTTTCAAAGTTAGCAGGAGGGGGTCATATTAGGTCCTGGAGAAGTGATAGTTTGGCTGAAGCTGGTTCATCTTCGTT
This genomic window from Gossypium raimondii isolate GPD5lz chromosome 10, ASM2569854v1, whole genome shotgun sequence contains:
- the LOC105777457 gene encoding membrane protein PM19L; its protein translation is MATVGRNIAAPLLFLNLIMYFIVLGFASWCFNRFIDGQTAHPSMGGNGATGFFLTISILAAVAGIVSKLAGGGHIRSWRSDSLAEAGSSSLIAWALTALAFGFACKHINIGGRRGWRLRVIEALIIILTLTELLYVCLIHAGLFGSRYGPGYRDTEYEGQPVPKGGPAVTGSRV